A stretch of SAR202 cluster bacterium DNA encodes these proteins:
- a CDS encoding pyrimidine biosynthesis enzyme — MVEITRGELHVLNRRIVSWFSAAAALFILGPAAVACDSGAPAPTPASPAAGQPTSVAANGLTEVSVALDWYPNANHAGLFVAFEKGYFADEGLAVRMYTPVDPSAVLTTVGAGQDDFGISYQPDILLARAQGVPVVSVMALVQHPLNSVVALQSSGITRPRDLVGKKVGYPGIPTNEPLLDTMLKFDGASGLGDVELVNVGFDLVPALVSGKVDAVVGAYWTHETIMLENEGHPVNIMRMEQWGVPDYYELAIVTSQRNLGQNTETVEKFVRAARRGYEDAVVDPQAAIDLLVESNNEEIDEKIERPGADLLVEVWKTESGGFGTQDPSRWRAFAQWMKEHNLLPPDLVETEAFTTRFTER; from the coding sequence ATAGTTGAGATTACAAGGGGAGAATTACACGTGTTGAATCGCCGAATTGTATCCTGGTTTTCCGCCGCTGCCGCCTTGTTCATCCTGGGGCCGGCGGCCGTCGCATGCGACAGTGGGGCGCCCGCCCCTACCCCCGCCTCCCCGGCGGCCGGCCAGCCGACCAGCGTGGCGGCGAATGGTCTTACGGAAGTATCCGTGGCGCTCGACTGGTATCCAAATGCCAACCATGCGGGCCTCTTCGTGGCCTTTGAGAAAGGCTACTTCGCGGATGAGGGGCTGGCGGTGCGAATGTACACGCCGGTAGACCCTTCAGCGGTGCTCACGACCGTTGGCGCGGGGCAGGACGACTTCGGAATCAGCTACCAGCCGGACATCCTGCTGGCGCGCGCGCAGGGAGTGCCGGTGGTCTCGGTGATGGCCCTGGTGCAGCACCCCCTCAACTCCGTGGTGGCGCTGCAGTCCTCCGGCATCACCCGCCCTCGCGACCTTGTTGGGAAGAAGGTCGGCTATCCCGGAATACCCACCAATGAGCCGCTGCTGGACACAATGTTGAAGTTCGACGGCGCATCCGGCCTCGGCGACGTTGAGCTGGTGAACGTCGGCTTCGATCTGGTGCCGGCCCTTGTGAGCGGCAAGGTTGATGCGGTGGTAGGCGCTTACTGGACGCACGAAACGATCATGCTGGAGAATGAAGGCCACCCAGTTAACATCATGCGTATGGAGCAGTGGGGCGTCCCTGACTACTATGAGCTGGCGATAGTCACCAGCCAGCGAAACCTTGGGCAGAATACAGAGACTGTCGAGAAGTTCGTCCGGGCCGCGCGCAGAGGGTACGAAGATGCGGTCGTGGACCCCCAGGCGGCCATCGACCTTCTGGTCGAAAGCAACAACGAGGAGATCGACGAGAAGATAGAGCGGCCGGGCGCAGACCTGCTTGTGGAGGTCTGGAAGACGGAGTCCGGCGGGTTCGGTACGCAGGACCCCAGCAGGTGGCGGGCGT